The following proteins are encoded in a genomic region of Synechococcus sp. ROS8604:
- a CDS encoding glycosyl transferase: protein MDFQQGLIATIHDYGLGKLDRSDFQGQLRQRPTSLLIPCLMEEFSRPALRLIREVLSELSGLQELVIALSAETSDDVAAAEAFFADMPFPVRVHWTNGPAVAESLQSLQTLGLNVTGPPGKGWAVWQGLGVACRNAEIVGLFDADIRTFSPAYPERMLRPLLDPSLGVAYVKAFYSRLSLETQSLHGRATRLFVGPLLTSLEQIFGPMPYLRYLQSFRYPLAGEFAFTRDLAMNLRIPSDWGLEIGLLSEVYRHVAPRRIAQVDLGLFDHKHKTLGNTPSEGLQRMAGEIFATVLRGLMEHEGRMLSPDQIPTLEVLFRRVGEDRVQQFGLDSAINRLPYNRHSEELAVQSFATLLRPKVEELMAAPVAHQLPSWSRLLCCTERLQADLAEAGQQRTLPAASNRTPRRHHHRPLMACPPRRPAAAA from the coding sequence ATGGATTTTCAGCAGGGATTAATCGCCACGATTCATGATTACGGACTCGGGAAGCTGGATCGCTCAGACTTTCAAGGTCAGCTGAGACAACGCCCCACGTCCTTGCTGATCCCGTGCCTCATGGAGGAATTCAGCCGTCCTGCGCTCAGGCTCATCCGTGAGGTTCTTTCGGAGCTAAGCGGACTGCAGGAACTCGTGATCGCCTTATCCGCTGAGACCAGCGACGATGTCGCCGCAGCGGAAGCTTTCTTTGCTGACATGCCATTTCCTGTGCGCGTCCACTGGACGAATGGCCCCGCCGTTGCCGAATCACTTCAGTCACTGCAGACCCTTGGCCTCAATGTGACCGGACCACCTGGGAAAGGCTGGGCTGTATGGCAGGGGCTTGGTGTGGCATGCAGAAACGCTGAGATTGTTGGACTCTTCGATGCCGACATCCGCACCTTTTCTCCGGCCTACCCAGAACGGATGCTGCGACCGTTGCTGGATCCCTCGCTCGGTGTGGCCTATGTAAAAGCGTTCTACAGCCGCCTTTCTCTCGAGACCCAATCGCTCCATGGACGAGCGACACGCCTGTTTGTCGGTCCACTCCTCACCAGCCTGGAGCAGATCTTTGGCCCCATGCCGTATTTGCGCTATCTCCAATCATTTCGCTACCCCTTAGCCGGCGAATTCGCGTTCACAAGGGATCTCGCCATGAATTTGCGCATTCCTTCCGACTGGGGACTCGAGATCGGCTTGCTTTCAGAGGTGTATCGCCATGTGGCGCCTCGACGCATCGCCCAAGTGGATCTCGGACTGTTTGATCACAAGCACAAAACCCTTGGCAATACTCCCTCAGAGGGGTTGCAGCGCATGGCCGGTGAGATTTTTGCCACGGTGCTTCGTGGACTGATGGAGCATGAAGGTCGGATGTTGTCTCCAGACCAGATCCCCACACTCGAAGTGCTGTTCCGGCGTGTAGGCGAAGACCGTGTCCAGCAGTTTGGACTGGATTCAGCCATCAATCGTCTTCCTTACAACCGACACAGCGAAGAGCTTGCTGTCCAGAGCTTCGCAACGTTGTTACGTCCAAAAGTTGAGGAGTTGATGGCAGCACCTGTGGCCCATCAGCTACCGAGCTGGTCGAGGTTGCTGTGCTGCACGGAACGGTTGCAAGCCGACCTCGCCGAAGCAGGCCAGCAACGAACCCTTCCTGCAGCTTCTAACAGAACGCCACGACGTCATCACCATCGCCCCCTGATGGCCTGCCCACCAAGACGTCCCGCAGCAGCAGCCTGA